CAGACACTTCCAGCGGCTGGGGCGTCGGCCGCGCGATCAACAACGTCGTAAACGAGAACCAAAATTGGTCGGCGATCACGGACCTCACCCAACATGCGACGACGGGCGACGTTAAGCACACGCTCCTCTTCGGCGGGGACTTCTATCATTTCGGAACGGATGGTCAGATCAACCAGGCCGGTGAGACGAACAAAAACCTATCCTACGTGGATCTGTTCGACCCGGTCAACCCAGGAACGCCGTTCAAGAGACCGACGACGCCGCTGCTGTTCGACACGAACGCGAACGGATCGCTCGGCCTCTACGCGCAAGATCAAGTCGAGTTCCCGGGCAACATCTTCGCGCTTGCGGGGCTGCGCTATCAAGAACTGCATCAGACCAGCAGCGTGACCTTCTACCCGTATCCCGCGGCTGCGAGCCCGATTCTCAACGCGACCGCGATAACGCCGCGCCTCGGGCTGCTCTGGCAGCCGCAGAAGTACCTGAGTCTCTACGCCGACTATTCCGGGAATTTCGGTCCGAACGCGCCGGGCGATATTCTGCCGAGCGGAGCCAACGTTCCGCCGACGAGCGCGACGCAATGGGAGTTCGGGGTGAAGAGTGCGCTCCTCGGTTCGCAACTCACTGTGAGCGCGGCGTATTTCGACCTCACCAAGACGAACATCCCGACGCCGGATCCCTCGAACCCCAACTTCGTCTTGATCACGGGGGCAGCTCGGAGCACCGGCGTCGAGTTCGATCTGCAGGGGCAGTTCGCTCCCCAATGGCAGGCCGTCGCAAACTACGCCGTCACGAACGCCGTCGTGACGTCGTCGAACGATCCGATCAACCCCGTCGGCTCGCCGCTCGGCGAGGTCCCGCATTATCTCGCGCGCCTGTGGGTTACGCACGACTTTCGCAAGTCGCCCAACGGGCCGAAGATCGGCGGTGGGATCGGCTTCAACGGCCCCGAGCCCTACCTCTACGCCGGCGGCTCGGGGCTCGTCATACCGCCCTACTGTACCGTGGATTTAATGGCGTCCGACGGCTTTAGGATTGGCCAGTCGAGCGTTCGCGCGCAGATCAATGCGACGAACGTTTTCAATCGGCGCTACTACGCGGACGCTCAGAACTCGTCGAGTTTCTTCGTCACGAAGGCGCCGTATACAGCCTTTACGGCGCTCTACGGCCCGCCGCAGCAAGTCACGGGAGAGATCGTCTTTGGACTATAAGGCGCTACGCGGAGCGTTCGTCTTGGCGCATCGGTACGTCGGGCTTGCGCTCGCCGCGTTTCTCGTCATCGAAGGCTTGACCGGCAGTCTTCTTGCATTCAACGCGCAACTTGAGCGGCTGATAAGCCCCCAGCTCTTCGCCGTGCCGGCCCCGGGTGCGCGCCGGCTCTCGCTCGGCGAGCTTGCCGAAAAGGCCGAGGCGCTCGTGCCGAACGGGCAGGTCGATTACCTCTTCGCCTATCCCAACCAAACGATGGTGCGCATGGAACCTCGGCCTCTGCCAGGTCTGAAGGACGGAAAGCCGATCGGGTTCACGCAGCTCTTCCTCGATCCGTGGACCGGCAGAGAGCTTGGCCGGCGCGACTTCGGTAATCTCGGGCAAGGGCCGATTAACGTTATGCCTTTCATTTACAATCTTCACAGCGATTTGGCATTCGGGCCTAACGGCGAGCTCGTCCTCGGCGTCGTCGCATTGCTTTGGACGATCGATTGCTTCGTGGCATTTTATCTAACGCTTCCGCCAGTGCGCCGCGAGTTTTGGCGACGCTGGCGGTTGGCGTGGAAGGTCAAATGGACCGTCGGAGCTTTTCGTCTGAATTTCGACCTGCATCGGTCGGGCGGACTATGGCTCTGGCCAATGCTTTTCGTCTTTGCCTGGTCGAGCGTGATGCTCGCGCTGCCGTCGGTCTACGGGCGCGTCACCGGAGAACTCTTCGATTATCGCTCGGAGGACTCGCTGCTCACGTTTCCGGCGCACTCGCTTTCGCGGCCTAAACTCGATTGGATCTCAGCCGAGCGCATCGGTGCGCGGCTTCTCGCCGAGCAGGGAGCCTCGCACGGATTCACTGTGGTTGCCGAGCCGGATACTCTTGCCTACATCCGGGAGGAAAGCGCTTACTCCTACGGTGCGCGGACGACGTTGGATATCCGAGGCGAAACATCCGATACCGGCGTGTGGTTTGATGCCGATACGGGTGCCTTTCGCCACCTCTTCTTGCCGAGCGGTCAGCATACCGGAAACACGATCGGTACGTGGCTGTGGGCGCTGCACTTTGCAGATCTCGGCGACAGTCCGGTTTATCACGGCTTCGTTTGCATCATTGGGCTCGTAATTGTCATGCTCGCATTCACAGGCGTCTACATTTGGTTTAAGAAGCGCAGCGCGCGGCGTTTTCGTATTCGCGCGAAAACGTCTTGAGTCGGCCCCTATGAGTCGCACTTTCGTTTTGAAGAGAAAGGTTGGCACGATGAGCGTAACGGCACGTAAGGCGATCGTTCGGATTTGCGTCGCACTGGGAGTGCCTATGCTCGTTTCCGGATGCGCGGAACGATTGCCGCAGTGGCAGTTCGGCGCGCGACCGGTGTTTAGGATCGCCGGAGCACCCGGCGAGTCCGTCGCCGATCCGTCGCTTGCGTGGACTTCGGGCGGTCGATTGTATGTCGGTGTCTCGACATCGATTGGGGCGTCTTCCGCGTTCGCGTTGTTCAGCACGAGCGGCGACGGAGATCATCTTGTGAAGAACGGCGTGGCACCGGTGCGCCCGAGTTTGGTAACTGGGGGACAAAGCGGACCGATCTACGCGCTCGATCGCGACGAGCACGAACACATTCTATGGTCCGACGAGGCTTCGGGGACGCACCATCTGTATGCAATGCAGCGTGGTTGGGCCGATCCGGCGTGGGTGCTCGCCGACGTGCGCGACAAGAGCGCTTCGGCGAAAAAATGGATCGCCTTCGGTGGGCTCTCCACCGGTCCACACGACACCGTATACGCGAGCTTTCTCGACGAGCGTGGCAACAAAACACCTGCCGAAGACGTAAGTTCGGTGTGGTTCGCGCGCTCGGCAAATGGCAGAGCTTTCTCGCCCAACATTCAGATCGCGGCACATACCTGTTCGTGCTGCAGGACCGCGACGGCCGCCGCTCCCGACGGAAAAACCGTCTACGTTGCGTTCCGCGGGAACTACGACACCGACGTGCGCGACATGGCCGTCGCGACGTCATACGATGGCGGACGGACCTTCGGGAAGCCCGTACGCTTAGGGCCCGACGGGTGGCAGATACACGGCTGTCCGGAGGCGGGGCCGTCGCTCCTCGTGCAAGGAGATCGACTTTATGTCGTTTGGTTCACCCTTGGAGCAGAGTCGCGGCCGACGATCCGCCTTGCAATCTCCGACGATTTCGGTCGCTCGTTCTCGCGGGCGAAAATTATCTCCGGAGGAATTCTCGACGTAAATCATCCGAAGATCGCCGCGCTGACTCACGATAGCGAGGTCGTCGTCTTCGAGGGCACGGATCCGTCACGTCTTGCGGGTAATGGGAACAGACAGGCTTGGGCGGAGACGATTACCGGGACGACGCCCGGCGTTCCGGCCGCCGCGACGCCGCCGGAGGTCTCGATTCACGATCCCGTCGTCGCCGCAGCCAACGCTCAACTTATTTACGTTGCCGCAGTGGCCGGAGACGACGTAATCATTATGCGTGGAAGAGCGCGCACGCCCTAATAGCGG
This sequence is a window from Candidatus Binatia bacterium. Protein-coding genes within it:
- a CDS encoding sialidase family protein; this translates as MKNGVAPVRPSLVTGGQSGPIYALDRDEHEHILWSDEASGTHHLYAMQRGWADPAWVLADVRDKSASAKKWIAFGGLSTGPHDTVYASFLDERGNKTPAEDVSSVWFARSANGRAFSPNIQIAAHTCSCCRTATAAAPDGKTVYVAFRGNYDTDVRDMAVATSYDGGRTFGKPVRLGPDGWQIHGCPEAGPSLLVQGDRLYVVWFTLGAESRPTIRLAISDDFGRSFSRAKIISGGILDVNHPKIAALTHDSEVVVFEGTDPSRLAGNGNRQAWAETITGTTPGVPAAATPPEVSIHDPVVAAANAQLIYVAAVAGDDVIIMRGRARTP
- a CDS encoding PepSY-associated TM helix domain-containing protein, with translation MAHRYVGLALAAFLVIEGLTGSLLAFNAQLERLISPQLFAVPAPGARRLSLGELAEKAEALVPNGQVDYLFAYPNQTMVRMEPRPLPGLKDGKPIGFTQLFLDPWTGRELGRRDFGNLGQGPINVMPFIYNLHSDLAFGPNGELVLGVVALLWTIDCFVAFYLTLPPVRREFWRRWRLAWKVKWTVGAFRLNFDLHRSGGLWLWPMLFVFAWSSVMLALPSVYGRVTGELFDYRSEDSLLTFPAHSLSRPKLDWISAERIGARLLAEQGASHGFTVVAEPDTLAYIREESAYSYGARTTLDIRGETSDTGVWFDADTGAFRHLFLPSGQHTGNTIGTWLWALHFADLGDSPVYHGFVCIIGLVIVMLAFTGVYIWFKKRSARRFRIRAKTS